Within the Gloeobacter kilaueensis JS1 genome, the region TCCTTGAGCTTCTGTGCGAGAGCTTCGGCCCACTGTTCAGCTTCTCTAGCGCGTTGCTCTGCCAGTTCGGCTCGTTCCGGATCAGAAGGAATCCACCGCCCTTCACTGTCGTACCACCGCAACCACTGCCGCTCCCAGTCGGCAAACCTTCCCCTCCACATTCCCAGACCGATCTGCAGTTCCTCTATCCACAGACGACTCTCGGACTGCTCTCTATAAAGCCCCGCTTCCAGACGAAATATCTGCAGCATGTCGTCTACCCGGTTGAAGAGCACGTAGTAGGGCACCTGCAATAGCTGCTCGTACACTTCCCACTTCGAGGGCGGTTGCTGGCCGCGCAGCGTCAGCCCCTGGTCTTCTTCGATCGTGTTGGGGGAAAGCAGTTCGACGACGACGAGGGGCGAGCGCCCTTCCTGCCAGCGCACATAGCTGAGCCTGCCGCCCTCGACGAAGCGGGGGACACTCACCACTGCAAACCAGTCCGGGCGCTTGTAGTACTTGGGATTGTTCGGATCGTAGTAGATATTCAAATCGGCGGCGGTAAGCACCTGCTCGATGGGCACAGTTGGGGGCATGAAGGTTTGAGTGAGCAGTTGGGGCTGCCAGTCGTGGAACTGGTCGGGCAAACCAGGTTCCTTGGGGTTCTCGCTTGGTAAATCGTACATCGTGGGCAAAAGCGGGTTTGCCAGCGGCAGCGGGGATCCTGGCTTGAAGGCATTCATCGCTTCACCAAGAAGCTTGTTGGCCTTCAGTTTATCTTTTTGAACACCTGACTACAGCGCTGAGGCCAGCCCTGGCTGGAACTGGGCGGACAGGAGCGAGTCGCGAACTCAGCACAGATCGGGGGTAAAGCAAAAAGCTGGGTGCTCCTGCTCATCGACGGGGTTTTCTGTGATCGCGTAGCATTTGGTGATGGGAAGCTCTGTCATCACCGATGCGCGAACTGTTTGCTGCGATTGAGCCCTACGACCAGGGGTTTTTGAAGGTTTCAGGACTTCATACGATCTACTACCAGCAGTCGGGCAACCCCAACGGCAGGCCAGTGGTCTTTCTGCACGGCGGACCAGGGGGCGGCATCGACCCCAGCTACCGCCAGTACTTCGATCCGCAGAAGTGGCGGGTAGTGCTCTTCGACCAGCGCGGCTGCGGACGGAGCACGCCCCACGCCGAGTTGCGCGAGAACACCACCTGGGATCTGGTGAACGACATCGAAAAGTTGCGCACCCACCTGGGGATCGAGAGCTGGGTAGTCTTTGGCGGCAGCTGGGGGAGCACCCTCTCGCTCGCCTACAGCCAGAGCTACCCGCAGGTGTGCAAGGGGCTTATTTTGCGGGGCATTTTTTTACTCAGGCAGTGGGAGCTGCTCTGGTTCTACCAGCAGGGAGCGAGCCGCATCTTTCCGGACGCCTGGGAAGAATTTGTAGCCCCGATTCCACCCGCCGAGCGGCACGACATGATCGGAGCGTACTACCGGCGGCTCACCAGCGACGATACCCAGGTGAGTACCGAGGCCGCCCGCGCCTGGTCACTGTGGGAGGCAGCCACCAGTAAACTGCTGCCGAACCCGGATCTGATTCGCCGCTTCGGTGAGGTGAAGTTCTCGACAGCTTTTGCCCGCATCGAGTGCCACTACTTCGTCAACAAGGGCTTTCTCGACTACGAGGAACAGTTGCTTAAAAACGTCGAGATCATCCGTCACCTGCCGGCGGCAATCGTCCAGGGCCGCTACGATATCGTCTGCCCGATGGAGACGGCCTGGGAACTCTCCCGCGCCTGGCCGGAGGCAGAATTTGTGATCGTCGATGACGCCGGGCACTCGATGAGCGAACCGGGTATCCGCTCAGCGCTCATCGACGCAACCGAGGCGTTTGCGAAACTGTGAACGCGGCGGTGCGCGGCCAGCCCCTGGCGATGACGCTCCTGGAGCGCGCTCTTGCCACTGGCCGGATTGCCCCGGCGTATCTATTCAGTGGGCCGCAGGGCGTCGGTCGGGCTCTTGCCGCCCGCGCCTTTGCCGCTGCCCTGCTTGAAAGTCCGGTGGGCCGGATCGAGCGGGGCAATCACCCGGACCTGCTCTGGATGGAGCCGACTTACAAAAAAGGCGATCGCCTACTCACCCGCGCTGAGGCGATAGCCGACGGTGCGCTGCCGCGCAGTCTGCCGCAGGTGCGCCTGGAGCAAATTCGGGCGATCACGATTTTTCTGGGCCGACCGCCGGTAGAAAGAACCCGGCAGGTGATCGTCATCGACGGAGCGGAGGCAATGGGCGAGGCAGCGGCAAATGCGCTCTTAAAGACGCTCGAAGAACCGGGGGCAGGCGTGTTCGTCCTGATCGCCCAGAGTGGTGCCCGATTGCTGCCCACCGTCCGCTCGCGCTGCCAGAAGATTCCTTTTTATTGCCTGGGGGCAGATCTGGTGGCGGAGATTCTGGCGGCTCACCGGGCAACCGTCAGCGCCGAAGTGCTGGCGATGGCCCAGGGCAGCCCCGGACGCGCCCTCGAACTGGTGGCCTGGCTGGAATCGGTTCCGGCGGAATTGCTCGCTGAGGTGCGCCAGTGGGCAAAGCAACCTGTCGATCTGCGCACCGCCCTCGGCCTCGCCCGGCGCATCGATGGCCAGCTTGCCCTCGAAGTGCAGATTCCGCTGGTCGATTATCTTGAACACCTGGTCTGGAACAGTGGGAGCTTCGACAGCACCGCCCGCCTCGAACAACTGGAGGCGCTGCGCGGCCAGCTTACCGGCTACGTCTCGCCGCGTCTGGCCTGGGAAGTTGCCCTGGCCGGTCTCAAGCGTTGAACGGGCAATTGTCCGGGAGAAAGCTATCGATTCTATCTGCCGGTAGATATCCGGTTGCGCCCCACACCTTAGATTGATGAGTAGCAGAATCCTCGTTCATCCAGCTTGGTGATTCTGCCCAGGGGAAGCAATGGTCACTGAAAAGAAACTTTCTAAACCGTCCGAATCAGAGAGCAAGCCTCTTGCAGGTTCACCCAAAAAACGCAAGACAGCCAAGCTCCGCTTTCAACTGCTCGCTCCTTACAACGAAAAAGCGAGCTTGGTCGGCTCATTTTCTAACTGGGAACCGATCGAGATGAAGCGGGGCAAGAAAGGCTTTTTCTACATCGATGTGGCCCTTCCTGACGGCGAATACGAATACAAGTTCCAGACAGTATCCAAGAGTTTCTTCGCCGAAGGCCAGACGGTGACCTTTGCGGACCCCTACGCCCGCCAGGTGGACGAAAAGAACCGCGAGAACGGCATCATCCGTATCAAAAATGGCGAGCGGATCACCGACGAATACACCTGGAAGCACGACGATGTGCCCCTGACAGCGGACGACCGGTTGATTATCTACGAGATGCACGTCAGCGCCTTTGGCGGCAACGGCTACCAGGAGGCGATTGGCAGGCTCGATTATCTGGTCGATCTGGGCGTCAACTGCGTACAGCTGATGCCGGTCACCGAGTATCCGGGCGAGCACTACTGGGGCTACAATCCGCGCTATGCCTTTGCTCCCGAGTCCTCCTACGGCAAACCGGAAGATCTCAAGGCGTTTATCGACGCGTGCCACGCTCGCGGCATCCGGGTAATTCTCGACATCGTCCTCAACCACTCCGAATCGGAGAGCCCCCTTACCCGCATCGACTTTACCTACTGGTTCTACCAGCCCGGCACCGAGCCGGACGAGCCGGGCAACGTCTGGGGACCGAAGTACAACCTCGAATTTTACGACAAAAAGTTCAAGCGCAACCCGGCCCGCGAATTTCTCTACGAACTGGTCGAATACTGGGTGCGGGAGTACCACATCGACGGCTACCGCATCGACGCGGCCCGGCAGATCAAGTACTTCGACTTTTTAGCCGAAGTGGCGCGGCGCTCCAAAGAAACCGCCGGGGTCAAGCCGTTTTATATCGTCGCCGAGCACATCCCCGAAAACCCGGCGATTACCGGCGCGGACGGCCCGGCGGACGGTGCCTACCACGAGACCTACTACTGGATGATCGACGATCTGATGGTGCGGAACATGTTCAGCACCGACCAGATCATCGACTCGATCAACCCCCTGCACCACGGCTATCCGGGACCGAGCAACGCCGTCAACTTTTACGAAAACCACGACAAGCCGCGCCTGTTACAGCGGTTGCGCGACGCTGGGATCAACGAAGAAGGCAGCTTCAAGCGCCTCGAATGTGCGGCGGCGCTGCTGATGACCTCGGTGGGCCTCCCGATGCTCTACCAGGGCCAGGCGATGGCCCAGGCGTATCCCCAGGACGAGCAGGTCCACCCGGTCGAGTGGGAGCTGCTGGAGCAGCAGCGCCACCAGGCTCTGCACGAGCGCTACAAGGGCCTCATCGCCCTGCGGCGCGAAAACCACGCCCTCTGGACCAACCACATCGACTTTTTCCACATCGACGAAGAAGCGCGGGTGCTCGCCTACGTGCGCTACAACGACGAGGGGGCGCGGGTGGCAGTCGTCGCCCACCTCGGAGACGGCTTCCTCGGCAACTACCAGGTGCCCTGCTTTCCGGTGGATGGCCACTGGCACGAGTGGACGCGCAACTACGCTGTCGAGGTCGATGGCGGCATCCTCAACGTCGAGCTGAGCGACTGGGACGTGCATGTCTTCCGCTTCGAGGGCCAGGGCTAGAGTAACGGCAGCTAAAGGTGGGTAAGGATGCGGAGGAGTGAGCATGTCACTGCGGGAGCGGATCGAGCAGATGCCCAAGGCCGAATTGCACGTTCACCTCGAAGGGGCCACCGACGCTCTGACCGTCTGGCAGATGGCCGGGCGCAATGGGGTTGCTCTGCCGGCCCGCTCCCTTGAGGAGTGGCGCGAGTTCTATCGCTTTCGCAGCTTTGGACACTTTATCGAGGTCTACAGGACGGCAGCCGGGACGATGCAGACGCTGGCGGACTGGGCACTGATGGTCGAACGGTTTTTAGACGAGCAGGCGCGGCAGAACATCCGCTACAGCGAGGTTTTCATTTCCTGCTCGTTTCAAGCTGACAAACTGCCGATCGACCAATGGCTGCACACCCTGGAGGCAGCGGCTGCCGCCGGTGAAAAAAAACACGGTATCCGGATGCGCCTGATCGCCGACATTGCCCGTGAGCTACCCCAGACCGCTTCCTGGGTGCTGGAATTCGCCTCCAAAGGAAAGCAAACTGGCCTCGTCGTCGGCCTCGGGTTGGGCGGGCCGGAGGGGGGTCATCCCCCCGAGCGCTTTGCCAAAGTGTACGCCGAGGCGCGACGGCGAGGATTACGCGTGGTTGCCCATGCCGGGGAGACAGTCGGCCCAGAAAGTATCCGTGGAGCGCTCAGCGCCCTGGCAGTCGAGCGCGTCGGGCACGCAATCCGTTGCCTGGAAGATCCGCAGTTGATGGACCAATTGCGAGCAGAGCAGATTCCTCTAGAAGTGTGCCCGACCAGCAACTATCGGCTGGGGGTAGTGGACGCCGGTACTGCCCATCCCCTGCGTCAGATGGTGGACGCTGGCCTGTACTGCACGCTCAATTCCGACGATCCAGCCATGTTTGGAACCGATCTCACCTCGGAGTACCTGCTCCTCGCAGAGCAGGGTTTTAGCTGGGAAGAACTCTGGCAGCTCAACTGCAACACACTGCAGGCCACTTTTTTGGACGCGTCGGAGAAGAACATTCTCAAAAAACAGTGGGACGGCTTTGGAGGCTGGGTGGAGACCAGCCCCCAGAGACTTCAGGACGACAATTAGCTAGCCTCTACGCCCAGGTGCCGTCTTGCTGGAGGGTGTAAGCCTTGCGCACCGCCTCCCAGGCAGCGGCGTCCGCCTGCTCGTCGCTGCCAGAAGCGCTATGGTCGGCGTTGTAGGCGTCGATGTAGGTCTTTTGGGCCGCCGGGGAGAGGTGCTCGCGCACGTGGGGAGCAAGTTCTTCGGGGCCACTGAAGCTGCCGGGTTTTTCGCGGGGCAGGGTCTGATCGGCGACGGTAATCTCCTCGCCCCCTGCCTCGCGCAGGATGCTCTCGATCTGGTCGATCTGGGCTGCGTACCCTTCGGCGACGACGACGAATTCGCCCGCCTCAAGGCGCGTCTGGTAGGTATTGATCTTGTCCTGGCTCATGCCGATCGTGGCGAGCACCGAGGCAAGTCCACCGCCCGCAGAACCGGCAATCGCACCCCCGGCGGCCCCAAGCAACGCCGCCCCGATCGGTCCTGCTGCCACCACCGCCCCGACAAAGGGCACAAACAGCACGCCGATACCGGTGAGAAGCGAGAGGGCCGAACCAAATAGCGCCCCGTAGATCGCCCCGTTGACCAGGCCGCCGCGAATCACATCGCCACGGGTGAGAAAACCGGAGACGCGGGTATTGCTTTGAAAGTTGCGTCCGACAATCGAGATGTCCTTGCGGTCGATGCCGCTATCGAGCAGGCGACGAACGGCCTGATCGACCTGTTGCTGGTCTTTGAAGACGGCGGTCACGGCCTTTTCGACTTCACCGGTGTAGACCGGTTTCTGCGACTCCAGACTCTGTACCATGCGCTGTATTCTCCCTCCCATAGGTGCCGATGCCGCGAGCGGGCAGGGGCACTGACGCCCATCAGCCTAGCAAGTCTCCATTTTGATGGTTCTATCAGACGACAGAACCAGCGGTCCTTCCAGGCTGTTCTTCGAGCGGAGTAGACAGATATCCTGGGTCTGCCCCGTCTCCAGGACCGTTGCCCGTGGCTATTCCCCATCGCCTGCTGTGCGTGCTTTCGCTGCTCATCGGCCTGTATCTCGCTCCGGTGGCAGCGGCAAGGCCGACGGTCCATCGGGCGGGCGAACCGCCCACGTCGGACCCTGGCGGCATCCGGGTCGGATCGCTGCAACTGCTGCCCTGCCGGGACGCCCCGGCCTACTGCGGCAACCTTGTACGGCCCCTCGATTCGGCAGCTCAGGTAGCGGGCACCATCGCCATTCACTTCGAGTACTACCCCCGGCGGCAGAGGTCAGAGCCTGCCCTCGGAACGATCGTGGCGGTGGAGGGCGGACCTGGCTATCCTTCGACCGGCAGCCGGGGCGGCTATCTTGGCCTTTTTGGGCCATTGCTCGACCACCGCGACCTGCTGCTGGTCGATAATCGCGGCACCGGCCATTCGCAGGTGATCGACTGCGAACCGCTGCAGACCCAGGATGTGCAGACGCAAAAGAATCTGGCACTGTGCGGCGCATCGCTGGGCCAGACTTCGGACCTCTATGGCAGCGGAGCGGCAGCCGACGATCTAGCAGCGGTGCTCGACGCTCTCGCTGTCGGGACGATCGACCTGTACGGCGATTCCTACGGCACCTTCTTCAGCCAGACCTTCGCCGCCCGTCACCCCGATCGGCTGCGCTCCGTCGTGCTCGATAGCGCCTACCCGGTCATCGGCGAATCGCCCTGGTACGTCGAGGACGCCCCGGCGATGCGCAACGCCTTCAACGTCGTCTGTCAGCGCTCGCCCCACTGTGCAGCGCTGGGCGGCAGTTCGATCGCCCGGATCGAGCGGCTATTAGATGCGATTCGCCTCGCCCCGATCGCCGGTACGGCTTTTGACGGCGACGGCCAGTTGCGGCACGTCCAGGTCGATCCGGGCAGTCTCGCCTACTTGATGTTCGCCAACGCCACCAGCCGGGTCGTCTACCGCGAACTCGACGCTGCTGCCCGCGCCTACCTCGATCGCAACGACAGCGCTCCCATCCTGCGACTGGTGGCGGAGAACCGGCTGGTGGGCGACGCGCGCGATCCGTCCGCCGAGGCGCGCTACTACAGCCGGGGGCTTTTTGCGGCGGTGAGCTGCAGCGACTACCCGCAGCTCTACGATATGACCGCGCCGCCATCGGTGCGCCACCAGCAGCGCGATGCGGCCTTTGCCCTCCAGCAGCAGAGCGATCCAACGGTGTACGCGCCGTTTACGATCCGCGAATTCAACCGCCAGCCCCTCGACTACAGCGTGCTGGATCTGTGCTTGAACTGGCCGGTGCCCTCCGAAGCCCACCCGCCCGCCCAACCGGTGCCGCCGGGAGCCCGCTTCACCCCGGCCCCGGTGCTCGAACTGTCGGGCGAACTCGACTCGCTCACCGCTCCGGCGGATGGGCTGGCGGCGGCGAACCTGTTTGAGAATGGTCAGCAGGTACTGGTGGCCAACAGCTTTCATGTGACGGCGGTGGGCGATCTGGACAATTGCGCTTCAAAGCTCGTGCGCAACTTTGTCGCCAACCTCGATCCGGGCGATACCAGTTGCGCTGCTCAAATCGCCGAGGTGCGGACGGTCCCTGATTTTGTAACTGCCGTCGCCCAGGTGCAACCGGCAAGCGCCCTGCCGGGCAACCGGGCAACTGCAGCGGACCGGCGCATCGCCGCTGCCGCCGTCCTTGCTGCCGGAGATGCCTTCAGCCGCTGGTGGGTCAATTTGAGCGGTTCCGGGGTGGGCCTGCGGGGCGGCAGCTTTCGCTACGGGCTCGCCCAGCGCCATCTCTATCGCTTCTGGCTCGACAACCTGCGCTGGGTAGACGATGAAGCGGTCTCGGGCAGCCTCGACTGGAACTTTGCCACCGGCCAGATCACGGCCCACCTGAGCGTACTGACTCCAGCAGGCGCGTCCGGTACGATCGATGTTTCCTGGCAGGACCGCCAACCCCAGGCCCAGGCCAGCCTGAGCGGTACGATCGCCGGTCGAACACTGCAGGCGACGATGCCCGCGCCTTGAGGAGGAAATTCCTGTGCAACTGGTGCAGTCGCTGCTGTATTTTTTGCTGGCGGGTCTATGCGAGATCGGCGGCGGCTACCTGGTCTGGCAGTGGCTGCGGGAGGGCCGGCCCTTCTGGTGGGGAGTAATCGGAGCGCTGGTGCTGGTGTTCTACGGCGTCGTGCCGACCCTGCAGCCGGTATCAGCTGGTTTTGGCCGGGTGTACGCTGCCTACGGCGGTGTGTTTATTTTTTTGAGCCTGCTTTGGGGCTGGCAGATTGATAAGAACCCCCCCGACCGCTACGACCTCATCGGCGCGGCGATCGCCCTGGCGGGGGCGGGGGTGATCATCTACTGGCCACGGGGCTAAGTCCGGCCCGCCAGGTGCCATGAAAGCCGTGGGGGATGACCGCAGGCAGAGCGAGGCGACAGACGGGCGGCGCGTCCAGGGCCGCCGCGTCAAAGATCCAGACTTCGCTTGCGTCAGCTTGGGCGTCGTAGATCACCGTGAGCACCCAGCCCTGGTCAGGTTGCTGGGCATCTGCCGCGTAAATCGGTTCAGAAGGGTAGCGGTGTTCTCCCAGATCGGCCTCGGTGAGCTGGCCTGTGGCGTAATCGAAGCGACCAATCGACCGAAAGTGCTCGCTGCCGATGTCGCTCTCCCGGCGCAGCAAGTTCAAGTAAAGACAGCGGGCGGACCTGCCGGTAGCGGTCGGATCGAGCGTCGGAAACTCGCAGCTGCGATCGACGAGCACTTCGCTCTCCAGCAGGCGGCCTGTGGCCACTTCGAGGCGCAGCCGCCAGAGCGCAGCGGGAGAAGCGGTGTGGGTCGAGCCGGTGGCAAATTCTTGCAAGAAGCGGTTCGAGCGAAAGTCCTCGTAGCGGCACAGATCGACCACCAGTTCTCCGGTTTTGCCGACAAAACCGTTGGCAAAGTGCCACTGAAAAAAGGGCGGCAGTTGGGAACGGCTCACCAGTTTGAGACTCCGGCGATCGACGATGTAGAGGCCCGTGCCTTTTTCGGGCTGCCATTCCATTGCTGCGCTGTAGCTCGCGAGACCCAGCACCACCGGCAATGGATTGATGCGCACCGGCGGCACGCAGAAGACCAGATAATCTCCCGCCAGGGCAAAGTCGTGAACAAGGGGAATGCCTTCTAAGGCGATGCTCGCCCTTTGCCGGACCCGGCCCCTCGCGTCGCTTTTATACAGGTGGAGGGTAGAGTTGAGGCCCAGGCCAACGCCAAAGTTAAAAATCTCTCCGGTGTCCGGGTCGCACTTGGGATGGGCCGAGTACGGGTCGGATTTCAGTGCGCCCAGGTCATCGAGGCCGTGGGTTTCGAGGGTGTCCAGATCCAGGCTGTGGGGGAGGCCGGCTTCCCAGAGGGCGAGCAGGCGGTCGGGTAGGGCGAGGACGCTCGTATTGGCGGCATTTTTGAACGGCTTGCCCCAGCGCTCCCAGATTGCTCCGGGGGCAGTCATGCCGTAGTTGCCAAAGAGGTAGCGGCCCGCTTTTTCTTCCTGCCGGTAGCCCGCCGTCTGGACGTAGCGGTAGGTGGCCTGGGCGGTACCTGCGGCAAAGTGAACAGCAAGAATCGCCCCGTCGCCGTCGAACCAGTGCCCGACGCGCTCGCCGCCCCGCCCGAGGCGGCTCGGCCCGTTGCGGTAGAGCGAGCCGCGCAGGCCCGTGGGCAACTTGCCTGCGACAATTTCAAGCGGGGTGAGGGCAAACTCCTGCCCCGGTCGGGCGATCGCCCCCGCCCAGGGCCGCTGTTCGAGCTGCTTGACAGCCATTTTTCTTTCTCGTCTGACTCGATACATCGATCTTGCACTGCTATGGCGCGAAGACAAGCAAACCTGCCTGGCCAAAGCCTGCGTTAGCCTGGAGGATATGGAGAACCTGCGCATCAAACCGGCCCTGGTGACGGCGATCCGGACCGGATCGATCGCCGAGCAGCTCGGTTTTGAACCGGGCGATCGGCTGGTGGCGATCAACGGCACGCCACCTAGAGATCTGATCGACTACCAGTTTCTGTGCGCCGAAGAAAATCTCGCCCTCACCGTGCTCGATGGTGCCGGTCAGACCCACCAGCTTGAGATCGAAAAGGACACAGACGAAGATCTGGGCCTCGAATTTGCCACCGCCCTCTTCGACGGGCTCATCCAGTGCAACAACGCCTGTCCTTTTTGTTTTATCGACCAGCAGCCGGATTTTTTGCGCGACACGCTGCACCTCAAGGACGACGACTACCGCCTGAGCTTTCTGTACGGCTCCTACCTGACGCTCACCAACCTGCCGCCCGCCGAATGGGAGCGCATCGCCCGGCTGCGCCTCTCGCCGCTATTTGTCTCCGTCCATGCGACCGAGCCGGAACTGCGCGCCCGCCTGCTTAAAAATCCCCGCGCCGCCCAGATTCTCAAGCAGCTCGAATGGTTCAAAAAGCAGCGGCTGCAGATCCATGCCCAGGTGGTGCTCTGTCCTGGCCTCAACGACGGTGAACACCTGGAGCGGACGATTCTGGATCTGGCCAGTTTTTCGCCGACGGTGCTCTCCGCCGCCGTCGTGCCGGTGGGCCTCACCCGCTTTCGCCCTGGGTTAGACGAGCTGAGGGCGGTTACGCCGGAGTGTGCTCAACAGGTGATCCGCCAGGTACACAAACTGCAGCGCCGCCTGCAGCGCGAGCTGGACACCCGCTTTGTCTGGCTGGCGGACGAGTGGTATCTGCTTGCAAAAGAAGCGATCCCGGCAGCTCGCCACTACGAGGGCTATCCGCAGCTCGCCAACGGCGTCGGGGCGCTGCGCCGCTTTCTCGACGAATTTCAGCGCCACACCCGCCACCTGCCCGCCGCATTGCCGGCTCCCCGGCGCTACAGCTGGGTGGTGGGCACCGCCGTCGAGGGCTGCTTTGCGCCGATCGTCGAACGCCTCAATCAAATCGCCGGACTTGAACTCAGATTGCTGGCGGTGCCAAGCCAGTTCTGGGGCCAGCAGATCACCGTCACCGGCCTGCTTACCGGCAGCGATCTGCTCGCTGCTCTCACAGAGCAAGACCTGGGGGACGCGCTTATCCTGCCTGGCCTGATGCTCAAGGAGGGCCAAGTGTTTTTAGACGATCTGAGCGTGGAAACATTGTCGGAGCGCCTCGGCGTACCGGTGCGCGTCGTCAATGGTGGAGCCACAGCTCTGCTGGCTGCCCTCGACGTTCTTCGCCACTGATCTCGAAGCGAGCAAACTGTTAAAAATGGAACGTCTCAGATTTTCTAGATCGCTTCAGAAGTGCGGCTTTGAATTTTGACGACCGTCAGCGTCTGCATATCGCTGCGGCCCCGGCGCGCCCAATCGACGTTGAGAACGGCGTAAGTGTCTTTTTCAGTTGAGAAAGTAGCGCCGACCGTGAGCGGTTCTACTTGCCGGTGCGTGCCAATCAGCCGCTGGCGGGCATCGACAATCACGTATTCCATCAGTCCCTCTTTGTTATTAAAGGCATTTACCCGAACCACAATCGCTTGCAGCACGGTCGGTTACTTGAGTCCCAATCTTTATAGCACTGTAAGGAACTGCACCCTTGAATATTTGCAAAATATTTCACACTCAAAACTCGAACCTCCGTCCAGCCCGGCCAGAGGGACAGATGTCCCTAGAGGTTGGGCAGTCCGTTCTGTAACCAGCGGGCGAACCCAACCGGATCGCTGTCCATGGGCAGGTGTCGGCAGGGCAGAAGGGTGAGCCCGGCGTCGGGCAAGCTGTCGCGCAACGTTCGCAGGGCCGAGGGCGGAGCGATGGGATCCCAGAGACCCCCGGCAATCTCGGTGCGGACGCGCAACTGCTGCCAGTCCGGCGGCTGCCAATCGCGCAGCGAGCACCAGGTGCGCCGGATCACCGCCGGCGCAATCCGAGCGGCTGTCGCCGCACGCGGAAAGGAAGCGATCAGGGGCACCAGCCAGCCGCGCTGGGCGTAGAGCAATTCCAGCGGTTGCCCGACAAACCACTCGTAGAACTGAGAGGTAACGGGCGGAATATCCACAGCCGGGCAGACCAACAGCAGCCGCGAGAGCGGTGCAATCTGGCGCAGGGCCAGCTCGATCGCGACATTGGCTCCCAGCGAATGGCCGAGGAGAACCAGGGGCCGGTACTCAGCCAGCAACGGCGCAAGATGGTCGGCACAGGCGGCTACCGAACTGTCGGCGTCGGCCTGGGCCTCCAGCGCGTGACCGGGCAGATCGACGGCAATCACCCGCCAACCGCGCTCCTCCAGCCAGCGGCCCCAGTCCTGCCAGTTGGCAGCACAGTCGGCGGTGCCGTGGATTAAGGCAATCGTCTTCACATTCGTCCGATTCGCTCTTTAACAATCATCGTTCACCTGTCCGGCGGCTGGTTCTTTTGGCTCGGCTGTCGCTTTGCTGTACTACAGTGAAGGTGCCCTCAGCGATGTCGTCGATGAAATTTCAGGCGCTGCTTGTCAGTGCGCTGTGCGCTTTTTTGGTATCCGGCTGTGTGTCCTACCGGCTCGGTGTCGCTTTTGATTGGTGGGGAGGAGGCTCAGTCGAGCAGTTGCTGACGATCGACTCTACTTTGCTGCAGGCGGGGGGCACCCAGGCCGAACAACTGATAGCCGGGCTCAGGCGACGCACAGCCGAGTTGGGCGGCACGAGCGAGCGCAGCGGCGATCAGTTGCGCCTGACGATCCCATTTACAAGCGGCGACGACCTCGAACAAAAGCTCAACCGCTTCCTCGGTCAGCCCCTCCAGACAAAAAGCCCAAGCGTAGCGCTGCCGGCTCCGACTACCTCCGCCCTCAAACAGACTC harbors:
- a CDS encoding DUF3153 domain-containing protein encodes the protein MSSMKFQALLVSALCAFLVSGCVSYRLGVAFDWWGGGSVEQLLTIDSTLLQAGGTQAEQLIAGLRRRTAELGGTSERSGDQLRLTIPFTSGDDLEQKLNRFLGQPLQTKSPSVALPAPTTSALKQTPTAPATGPLRLVARDYWLWSDYQISADLDLRSPFGAVRTVNLVPGLLQIEFVLSTPLPALRSNSQQQQGQTLIWQIQPGEVNHLEASFVVPNLALIGLLVLVAALVLFTLLRRRQLTWQRK
- a CDS encoding YnfA family protein; the protein is MQLVQSLLYFLLAGLCEIGGGYLVWQWLREGRPFWWGVIGALVLVFYGVVPTLQPVSAGFGRVYAAYGGVFIFLSLLWGWQIDKNPPDRYDLIGAAIALAGAGVIIYWPRG
- a CDS encoding TIGR03279 family radical SAM protein — its product is MENLRIKPALVTAIRTGSIAEQLGFEPGDRLVAINGTPPRDLIDYQFLCAEENLALTVLDGAGQTHQLEIEKDTDEDLGLEFATALFDGLIQCNNACPFCFIDQQPDFLRDTLHLKDDDYRLSFLYGSYLTLTNLPPAEWERIARLRLSPLFVSVHATEPELRARLLKNPRAAQILKQLEWFKKQRLQIHAQVVLCPGLNDGEHLERTILDLASFSPTVLSAAVVPVGLTRFRPGLDELRAVTPECAQQVIRQVHKLQRRLQRELDTRFVWLADEWYLLAKEAIPAARHYEGYPQLANGVGALRRFLDEFQRHTRHLPAALPAPRRYSWVVGTAVEGCFAPIVERLNQIAGLELRLLAVPSQFWGQQITVTGLLTGSDLLAALTEQDLGDALILPGLMLKEGQVFLDDLSVETLSERLGVPVRVVNGGATALLAALDVLRH
- a CDS encoding carotenoid oxygenase family protein, with translation MAVKQLEQRPWAGAIARPGQEFALTPLEIVAGKLPTGLRGSLYRNGPSRLGRGGERVGHWFDGDGAILAVHFAAGTAQATYRYVQTAGYRQEEKAGRYLFGNYGMTAPGAIWERWGKPFKNAANTSVLALPDRLLALWEAGLPHSLDLDTLETHGLDDLGALKSDPYSAHPKCDPDTGEIFNFGVGLGLNSTLHLYKSDARGRVRQRASIALEGIPLVHDFALAGDYLVFCVPPVRINPLPVVLGLASYSAAMEWQPEKGTGLYIVDRRSLKLVSRSQLPPFFQWHFANGFVGKTGELVVDLCRYEDFRSNRFLQEFATGSTHTASPAALWRLRLEVATGRLLESEVLVDRSCEFPTLDPTATGRSARCLYLNLLRRESDIGSEHFRSIGRFDYATGQLTEADLGEHRYPSEPIYAADAQQPDQGWVLTVIYDAQADASEVWIFDAAALDAPPVCRLALPAVIPHGFHGTWRAGLSPVASR
- a CDS encoding alpha/beta fold hydrolase; the encoded protein is MAIPHRLLCVLSLLIGLYLAPVAAARPTVHRAGEPPTSDPGGIRVGSLQLLPCRDAPAYCGNLVRPLDSAAQVAGTIAIHFEYYPRRQRSEPALGTIVAVEGGPGYPSTGSRGGYLGLFGPLLDHRDLLLVDNRGTGHSQVIDCEPLQTQDVQTQKNLALCGASLGQTSDLYGSGAAADDLAAVLDALAVGTIDLYGDSYGTFFSQTFAARHPDRLRSVVLDSAYPVIGESPWYVEDAPAMRNAFNVVCQRSPHCAALGGSSIARIERLLDAIRLAPIAGTAFDGDGQLRHVQVDPGSLAYLMFANATSRVVYRELDAAARAYLDRNDSAPILRLVAENRLVGDARDPSAEARYYSRGLFAAVSCSDYPQLYDMTAPPSVRHQQRDAAFALQQQSDPTVYAPFTIREFNRQPLDYSVLDLCLNWPVPSEAHPPAQPVPPGARFTPAPVLELSGELDSLTAPADGLAAANLFENGQQVLVANSFHVTAVGDLDNCASKLVRNFVANLDPGDTSCAAQIAEVRTVPDFVTAVAQVQPASALPGNRATAADRRIAAAAVLAAGDAFSRWWVNLSGSGVGLRGGSFRYGLAQRHLYRFWLDNLRWVDDEAVSGSLDWNFATGQITAHLSVLTPAGASGTIDVSWQDRQPQAQASLSGTIAGRTLQATMPAP
- a CDS encoding alpha/beta fold hydrolase, with translation MKTIALIHGTADCAANWQDWGRWLEERGWRVIAVDLPGHALEAQADADSSVAACADHLAPLLAEYRPLVLLGHSLGANVAIELALRQIAPLSRLLLVCPAVDIPPVTSQFYEWFVGQPLELLYAQRGWLVPLIASFPRAATAARIAPAVIRRTWCSLRDWQPPDWQQLRVRTEIAGGLWDPIAPPSALRTLRDSLPDAGLTLLPCRHLPMDSDPVGFARWLQNGLPNL